The following DNA comes from Solanum stenotomum isolate F172 chromosome 11, ASM1918654v1, whole genome shotgun sequence.
CCCTTCCCAAGATCATTAtttaaaaaacttaatttaataatatgagTGCATGAGACATGCCACGTGAATATGAATCATATTTATTTGtacttaatatttatattaaattataaataatttaatataattaaatgataaaaaattgtataaatggCGCacttctatatttatttttactttaatatAGACAACATGAAGAACAAATTTTCTTCATAGCATAGAACTGAACTTCTTTTTAAACAAAGTTGgaggaaaaaatgattttcacccaccaataaaataataaatagtttaTTTAATCTTCTTGAaggttaaatattttatgcttACAATGACTCTCATTTATTActtcttttgtttattttagttAATGAAGTGTGTATATTTTATCATGATGCTCACATAAATTGTTATATAGTTTtacttgaaaaatgatttggaataaataaataatactaaaggtaaagtaaaaaaataattagtattaTACTGtagtgaataaataaaaatgaaaatttatttttaagataatgagcaaataaaaatgaacgaaagaataataaatttataagaatATAATATATTGGTAAAAATATGATCATTACTGATTTAACTcaaaattactttatattaaaatattttttaaaaaaattaagtgatactcattttattcttgaaaaaaaaaaagtctattCATTAAATGACTACATCAAATCGGATGAATGTGGAGAATTGTTCCATCTACCACAATTATTGTTAACTGTGTGATTCAATTTATCTTTATGATGGTTTTGTATagtgtattagaaaaaaataatatatttatatattttattgtcaATTAAGATGTGtattaattacataaattttcatatattgataataCAAAGGATTTCAACATATGCATTAGATTGATTAATAACATAATTATCCCTCAAATTTCTCTTAAGATGTTTtcgatttttcaaaattaaaaagtgTGAAGAATATTTTTGTAACCAAACATTTTTGGTATAGAAACTATgctatgtattttattttagtacATCAAACTAAacactacataaaaaataatcttagtataatacactctattgagcattattttagtcttttattatttatttttttcatttttcacttATATAGTAAGTAGGTTATAATTGTACCATGCAGGGGCCCAGCATATACAATAATTCctttttatagtattattttcaATAATGATCATTAGTTATTTTTAGAGAAGAAGTCTCAGATgatgttaattttaaaatgcttagtttaaaacttaaaaaataattgtattttctttaaatatatttgaaaagtcTAGTATTAAAGCAAATATGAATGGTCACATTACAGTTGAACTCACAAAGAGTGAATTACATGAAACTTTGGTGcacaatttaaaaattatcaagaaattgtgcttttaatttttattcctttATAAATTGCTCAAGtattttatcaattatttttctgtCTTTTCTAcaatagaaagaaagaatggCATTCTTATGgctaataaatttttttcaaagaatttaaatttttttgtgaagCTTGAGTTGTACGTACTCATAAGTGAAGATAACAATAATTGACAAAAATTATATACcaaaactatattatataaGAAATAATGTTAATGCAAAACATATTATATCAATCCAATGAGATGTAACacgatttttcatttttttaggaaaaacttcCATTATTCCCTGATAAGACTATGAAGTAGTCTCTGTTCATTTTGACTTATTACTATTCGACTTGACACAccattaagaaaacaattattaatataagtattttatcaTACTAGccctattaattgatgtttagcGTTAGGCCTTGGCAaaagatttgaagaaaattGTATTTAAAGCTAAGgctaaaatatgtaaaaatactaataattgtcttttcttaatatgtcaaaagtgataagtaaaagtgaatgaagGGAGTATTACCATTAAAGAGTAATATATTATCTGAAAGAAATATCTCTGCTAACGTTGTAGATATGGAGAAATGCATCTACATTATCAAATAATATTGAAACAACAAAATTGCCAACCAAACATAATATTAATGTTAtacattaataatttaatttcctaTCTATTTACCAAACATcatataaattattcaaaaattaatacataaataactttCCTTTTATCGAGCTGCCAAACGATCCcagtgttattttttttagaatgacTTTAAATGGAATCCAAAATCTAAGGAAAAACTTAAGTGGGATGTAGTAGTTGAGGTGGCTTCTAGTATAAGAGAATTTTGCACAATTTTTCACATTCATTAATACACTTTAAAAAAAACCAATAAAGTAtatgcaatttttaaaaaaatctttaaacaACAAAATGACTTTCACAACTATAAAAAGAGAATTTAAATATTGTATATCTATTAAAATTGTaggaatataataattttaggTAAAAAAACATCACATATAGATGATTTCAGGTTTGAAGTTTTTGGTTTTCtagtttttcaattaaaaacatgagaaaaaaaatgtagaagtaaataaattttcacttaattttaaaagtcttcaacGATCTGAGATTTACTACACATATATGTTGtgtatttttgtaaaaatgtgAATATATCTATGTAGTTGTATAGATAAATGATTTAGTGTGTTGAAAACTAGATTCGTAGAATCCTCAATTTGATAGATAGTAGGCCCCATAATGCTTTATGAATTGAGAGAAAACTTCAAAAATCTAACTCAAATTTCAAAGAATTTATAAAAGTAATTTGCAATGTCAGAACTTGCTTGACTTTAAAACTTAACATATTACATGATTCAAATACCTCACCACACATCCTTATTAACATACTAAGCATTCTTATTCTTATCTCAAATATACggattaatttaaatatttcgAATGAATGGAACATTATGTGTATAAACAAAGGAAttaaaaataagcaaaaatGTGAAGCTTCTAAAATTGTTCTAGTCataattttcttcaaaagtagaTGGTACTCGTGCTAGCACGGGTCCAACATCATAAAAGTCgacattataaaaaaaatcattacctTTGTTTAGATATTAAAATGACTGAAGAAATAGATACATCAACTTTGTCTTGGTATAAATTGATAGAGGGGATCAGATACATgcttcataatatttatattttaacattaaaaatatatagttggAACTTGAAAAAGAATTCATAAGTAATTGTTAATGGAGGTAAGGTTATCAAATTCTGAGATATCGATATCAATTTATGTCGAATTGCTCCACATATAATCCCCAAACCACATTTTAAACGTATAAGCAATGATAactatttcataatatttacAATCCTcactataatatttattatgatGAAAACGTTTGCAGTAATGTGTGTTGTTTGCGGCTTCTAATTTTAGGAAAAGTATATGCTAATTAGTAGCTACCGAAACCAATAGGATGATTAATGTACCAAATTAATGAGGTGACCATTAAATTACTATAGTTAAGACACGTAAGTTTGTATAGATAATTGAAATGTCAAAACTATCCtgaatttgaattgaaatatcAAGAAGCAGACATGTTGATACCAATTGTTAAATTTGTGCTTCTATAATagtagaaagaaaacaaaatttcaaacttttttcgCGTTTAGGttgaagtatatatatatattgatgtttaattatataataagataaatataatctaataatcacaaaaaaataaagcgatttaaatttaaaacataatttttttaaaaaataatatctttttacaagtttttttttcgCATATATTAACCTTACAGAATTACTTGATTATTTATGTGCAATTACTTGCAAAAAGTCGGCAAGAAAATTCTATCTTCtgactaaattatttttaataaaaaatatattgcatTAAAATCCACATATAATCTATATGCGAATTAAAATATTGAGGAAATATTTACCTACGgagattttttttcatcaaatttgttGGTAGAATAATTCGTAGAAAATTAGATGAcctgcaattttttttatataattccCATATAAATTTTGATGTAATGAATTTGATGAGTCAAATAGGTTTATGGTTAAGAAAATGAGTCTTTAATTTAGAGCATGTTTGACATTACTGCTAAAAtctgtttatttttagaaatatttttttaaaatgattttttagaaaagtgtttttgaaaaaaataatttgtatttggCAAATTGTGTTtggttgatattttttttaaaaaaatgtttttgagagtcaaaattataaaaaaaaaaaaacaaaaaaaaactattaatgtacttctaatattaaaattattttatacagaGAAACTACTTTGAATaactattattaaaaaattaattaaatttgtttttattaaattaaaatttacatggttcaatcaatattataccttTTTTGGGAGAGTGTGGCAAATAGCGTttgactgatttttttttaaaaaaaggcttttgagagtcaaattataaaaaaagaaaactattaatgtacttctaatattaaaattattttatagagaaaaactattttgaatatctatataaaaagattaattaagtttatttttattaaattaaaatttacatggttcaatcaatattataccttTTTTGGGAGACTGaaatctttaatttctttttttctaatcttataaaattattgttgttacactttttctaattctacaaaataatatgtaaaataatataatatataaaaataataaaatataaatgtaaaataaattataaaatttattatattaaaataaaaaataaatttattaaatgaaatttaaccgaacttatgaaatatgctaattaattgataaaaaatatattggtaaatatgtatacatgaaaatgatatattggtaaatatgtgtacatgaaaatgatattttagtctttagaaaaataattttgggtttcttcttctacttttaaaaaaaaaaacagaaaattttAGCTTTTTTCTAACAACAGAAAAAACTATTTCTGCttccatttaaaaataattttactgaTTTGtctcaacaaaaatattttttttcaaaataaatatttctgaCCTCCCAACAATAATGTCTCTTAATCACATAGCATGCCAACTAGGAGAGAAGAACACTtttcaagtatttttttaaaaggaaaatatgtataattgaGTGTgtcttaaaagaaacaaaactatATTTTACagacaattcttttttttatttcccattcGTTGTCCGATATTTATATTGAAGCtcgactaaatttgaattcgtaCCGAAAATAGACAATTCCAAAATATGAGTgactattaaatatataaataaatagctcTTATCCTTTATAagcttaattttaattttatacttttaaaaaaaaattaccttatataatttttttactttataagtggtgatccatttttttttttctagttatcTATAAAAAgggtactcatttttttttctttcttttgtccaAAGGAGTAGGCAATTACTACAACAACAATCTTTGTATAGTTGTGTGGTTGTGGTACAAATAAACCATCTTGAGACTCCATTCGAAGAGGtaaaaaaaagaactatttcatttttttaatagttgttATCTTTGTTGTTGGGAGAATATTTACAATTATTACAGCAACATTAGAATTTCAAGATTTGGATGTTGCCTTCTTTTCCACTTACcatatttttgtccaaattttTAAGGATTTATAAGCTGCTGTAATCAATCTTTTTGACCCCCAAACAACAAAGGCTGCAACTTTCATACtttcttcatctttatctttATCTTGGCCAACACCCCATTTCAAAATTTCAGCTCAAAGTAtgtattttctttccttttctttcccTTTCTTGATTTTGGATTTTGTTTGGTATATTCGAATATGCTTGTCGTTTTGATATGTATGTGGGGAATTTGccttttggggttttcttgaaaacagtgaatttgggattttgaatctttattagtttgagatctttctttctttttgaggTTTTTATAGAAACAAGATAACCCCTTTTTTCTACATTTCTTGATTCTCAAAAGGGTCATTTTCTTGTTTCTATTTAGCCCCTTTTGGAGCTTATCTCTTATTTTTATCAAGAAAGTTTGTATTTTGATGCAACTGATTATGGTTTGAAGTTTGTTTTGTTTCTGGATTATAGTTTCTGAAGTGATAGAAGTTAAGCTATAGTTTAGCTTGCTGCATTTTGCTGGGATCTATTGATGATTAACTGTAATAAGGTTTAGGTAGTGGATCTTTCTCTCTCTGTCACAGACACCCAGACAAATGTCTTTTGGTCAATGAATGATTCAacatttctttgttttttaacCAGTCTTACCTTCTTTAATCATTTCCTTAAAGTATACGACTATAATAATTGACCACTTTAATTATATGATGTTGTGCCTTGATTTTGTCCCCCTCCTCCTTAAACAAATAGCAGAACTGAATAAACAAACTTGTGTTTTTTGTTATTCCATTTCTGTTATCCTTATTGTCCCTTCCAAGATATACCTTCTAACTTTCCCTACTTGTAAAGGTCGAAAGTTCTCTTTTGAGAGCCTCTTTTGTTTAGCTTTCTTGCACTTAGATTATTGTAGTACTTTGCTGTAGTGACTGTTCTTTTTTTAGTATGCTTTCTTAAGCATTTTGTCGAGGCTTCTTCTCTCTctcattgttttcttcttttttttcgaACTGCTTTTacttgagccaagggtctagcggaaacaacctctctatctcctatggtaggggtaaggtctgcgtagaCACTATCCTCCCCaaactaggtatgttgttgttggtggtGGTGGAAAAAGCGATTATGATGGAAAGTTCCTTCAGGAATAAAATCCATCACTCATTCCATTGTCAAGCTGCAAGTTGGGTGTCTTTTTATGGTGCAGTTAGTCAAGTTGTGTTGGAATAtcaattttatgattattttttttgaaattggtctTGGAACTCTGTGAGTGCACGAAATGAATGTAAAGATTCGTATTTTATGTTAGGAACTCAGATGTCTTACGGATGTTTTAATCATTGTGCAGTAAAAGTTCTTTAAGAAGGATTACGCCTGCACTTTTTAAAGGACTGTGCAAGTATCTCAGTAATGAATCAGGCAAAAATCAAGCGCAGAGTTGGTAAATATGAAATGGGAAGGACAATTGGTGAGGGAACATTTGCTAAAGTTAAATTTGCGAGGAATTCGGAGACAGGAGAACCTGTAGCGATCAAAATTCTTGATAAGGATAAGGTTCTTAAGCACAAAATGGCTGAGCAGGTCAATCTTCAAAATCTCCATTTGCTATGATTTCTGGAACTTCCATATATTTTCTATTGTCTGGACTCTGGTGTTACGCTTACGAATTATTTTGGTAACGTAGATTACAGAAAAGCTATGTGAATTATGTCTCTTTAACATCTTACATGGTTGTTGAGTTGTGCATTTCTTATTGTTGTACGGTTTTAAGTTTCTTgtatgttgtttttgttttgttgataACTTCTTATAACTCTTGTTCATAAATTGACAGATAAAGCGGGAGATAGCTACAATGAAGTTAATCAGGCATCCACATGTTGTTCAGTTATACGAGGTTTGTCCTCTCTCTATGTCAATGTGTATGTACTTGTGTGTTGTGTTTGACTGTAAATTCCGGTGATTGTGGTTTTCTGTATGCCTTTGTGATCATATGGATGTGTATACTGATCGTACAGCACTGATATACGTACCACCAACCTGTAGGTTAAATAGTAAGCAACCCGTTGATTTGCATTTGGTTATGCATCATGGGTTGCCAGCAGGTATCTCCATTCTAGAAATGATGCATTGAAGATCTCACTTCAAATCTTCACCTCAACAATCTTTCCGAAAGACGTCTTTAATTCACACTACCAAAGGGATAATTTGATCAGCGCTGCCTAGCGCTAAATAGAAGCTTAAGCATTCTGCAGAGAATTCATAACTTACCTTAGGACAAGACAAAGTCTATTGTACAGAACAAACTAATTGATTTATTAGTACCGTTTAGCTAGAATCAATGTGGTCTCACTCAGTTTTTCATGTGTCCTTTCCAAATTGAGCAGATTCAACTTCATTCAAGGTGTTTGGAGCAAAGATTAAATGTATTCTGTAGCCGAGCTTCTCCTGTGCCTATCTCGTTGAACAAACATTTTTGCTTATGCTAGATTTTAGTACCTACCTTTTTAAagcttttgttgtattttgatGGTCTTGCCTTACATATTACTAATAATTTGTTCTGCATATTATTTGTTCAGTTATTTATTCTATAGATCTAGTCTTATAATTAAAAGTCCAGCAGCACATCAGCATTTAACCTACTGAAGTTGGTGAGAGTAAAGGCAGATTCTGGCCTTTTAACATTACCCTATATTGACATGCAGATATTTTGCTGGTATCCATAAACTGCAGTGGAATTGGCTAATATACTGGAGTAGTTAGTTAATCTTCTTGATCTACTCATGGTACTTCCCAAATTTTTGAGAGTTAAACTCTGTTTGAGATACATcatcaaaatcttgaaaaatcaAAGAACTAGAAAAGCTTAAGTTAAAATTTCTGGAATTGCGAGTGCCCAATTTAGGGAAAGTAAATGTTCCGAATTTTTCTAAAGACCTTTTGGGATGTCATACACTAAATGCTTGCCTAGTACATTATATCTGTTATCGAACAACTAatgttttgaatattttgtaTGTTGGGAGTTTTAACTTATATTTGCGATAACCTACTATAGATAAGATGTGATTGTGGATTATGGTAATGGCCAGGGTTCATGTGCTACACTTCTGAATCCATGTTCTTCTTGTCTGTCCGCAGGTGTTGGCTAGCAAGACAAAGATATTCATTGTTCTGGAGTTCGTTACAGGTGGAGAGCTCTTTGACAAAATTGTAAGGATGATTCTTCCTTTCTTCTAGTTTATTCGGTTCCCCTACCTTAGGAGATAAAGAATTTGACCAAAGAGCACGAACTTGTACCTCATTGATTGCAAACTTAGGTTTCATGTGTCCTTCCGAAGCTATTCAAACCTATTTGCCACTAACATGTTTTCGGACGACTTAGCATGTCATTAAGATGTTTATCTGTTTTATTGGCATACAGGTAAATCATGGACGGATGCATGAAAAAGAAGCAAGGAAATATTTTCAGCAGCTTATTAATGCTGTTGATTACTGTCATAGCAGGGGAGTCTACCATAGAGATTTAAAGGTGGCGCCGTGCTACTTTTGCAGCCTTTTAGTTGTTAATTTCTGTTCTATTTTGCCTTAAAGCTCCCGGCTTTGTCTTACCTTTATTTTGGTATGCTTTTTCATTATGCAGCCTGAGAATTTACTGTTGGATGCCTCAGGAAACCTCAAGGTTTCTGATTTTGGATTGAGTGCTCTGTCCCAGCAAGTCAGGGTAACTGTCTGATTATGCATATGCATTCTCAAACTCTTTACATATGTCTCCAATGTTTGATATGACTTTTGCTTTGTTGCTGTCAAAATTAATGCAGTGAATCTTCAATTGTGTAACCTACTAGTAGATTGTGTATCAATGTCTAATGTCTTAAGTCTTAACATCCTTTACTGATTGCCTTGAGTACATTTTCTTGTTTGAGAAATGTGGTAGTGATAACCCCCCCGCTGAAACTACAGATCTCCATGGAAATCCCCATATCAGAGACAAACTAGTGGGGGAGTTTTTAAATACACAAATCGGATAATTGTCACTTTAGAAACAAGCCAGTATAATTTTTACTGAAATCCATTTGTGCTTCTTCCTTTTGTAAACCAGTTTAAACATCATTTGGAATTGATTCAATCTTATTATTAGAATATTCAGATTCAACTGAATATACTGTTTTTCAGTTTGGTAAACTTTGTGGAAGCAACTATGCGTGGGGCTTGGGACAATGTCATTAAATTTGTGATTGACTGCTGATTAGTTATTTGCTTTAAACTGATCTGAAAATTATTTGACAATGACTTCCTTTTTCCGTTTTAGCTAGAGAACTCATGCTAGTTTCAAGCAGCAGTAGTCCTGCAATATATTTCTTTCACTTAGGTGATAGTTAACATTCTTTTCGCAATCAGATATATTTCTTACTCTAGTGCAATTTTCCAGGATGATGGCTTACTCCACACCACATGTGGAACTCCCAACTATGTTGCTCCTGAGGTATGATGAAATTCGTTTCAacaacttcttctttttgttcatTTCTCACAGAGAAAAAATAAGGTCTCCCTGTCATGTGCActctttttatcttatttttctcttggttttaaaaaatgagattCATTTCTCTTAGGTACTCAATGATCATGGATATGATGGTACAACCGCGGATCTGTGGTCGTGCGGAGTCATACTCTTTGTATTGCTTGCAGGTTACTTGCCTTTTGATGACTCCAATCTTATGAACCTGTATAAAAAAGTGAGCATTCTTCCAAATTCATTATAGAATCAATCTGCTTTTGTTTTTCCTATTAGTTTCATGATGTCATCACGGTCTTTGCAGATCTCTGCTGCTGAATTTACATGTCCTCCTTGGATGTCTTTTGGTGCTATGAAGTTAATTACTCGCATCTTGGATCCGAACCCTATGACAGTAAGCATACTGGATTTCTGAATACAATTGTGTCATTTTAGCTTGCAACTAAATAGAcatcttttctcttattttattattgcacGTGTTTACTATGCAGCGTATCACCATCCCAGAAATTCTGGAGGACGAGTGGTTCAAGAAAGATTATAAATCTCCCATTTTTAATGAGAAAGGGGATGCCAACCTGGATGATGTTGAAGCTGTCTTCAAGGATTCTGAAGTGAGCGCACTGAAATGTTGAACAAGTTTTGCATTGAATTCAGAGAAAAGAATTGTTGTATAAAGTCATCCTCATTTGGTTCTCTTTTCCTTGACACAACAACAGGAACATCATGTAACAGAGAAAAAGGAAGAGCAGCCAACTCCCATGAATGCATTTGAGTTGATTTCAATGTCAAAAGGACTCAACCTTGGGAATCTCTTCGATGAACAGGTTACCGACTATGAACTTCCATTTTTATCTGTTACTTTTGTTGCATGTTTTGGAACTTCTGTTTGATTTGGCATGGTGTTTGTGCCTTGAATTATGTATAATTATACTTCTCAGTAGGACATGCTTTAATGAAGTTCATGTGAATGTCAAAAAACTTAATGCTCACTTGGTAATCATTGGATAATTCTTTGTTCATTCCCAAACCCTCTACAGCCAACTCTAATATCAATCCCCAAAACTTAACAATGGGAAAGAAGTAAAGAATCTATGATGTGTAGTAAGACTAGTTTCTTTGcatttacataaaataatagatGTCTTCTAGCAGACATGAGCCTGAATGCCCTGAGTTGAGCTAACCTGCTAAATTCATCAAGTTTAGCTGTTAAATAACTGCTAGATGCTTCAAAACGCTGCGGCAATATTGCATGCATACACAAACTAACTTCCATCTCTTTCTCCTGTGTGTTGAATTCCGTTATCCATTTTGCAGAAGGCTTGTAAATTATTATTCAGAATTATGAGTGAGGATGCAAATACACCAATTAAAAAACGAAAAACTGTAAAAGGACTAATTACAGAAAAATGAATTCCTAAGTTCATTTTACTCCCTGTCTGAATAAAACTGACCTTTCTTTGTTACTCTACTCAAAAAATTTGGTCTCTTTTCCCGAATGACCATTTTTCCCTCCAACAATTCAAATCAATATAAATTGGTATTCCACCTTGTCGGAAACATTGATGATTTGTGTATTGCTATAATCTTACTTCATTGACAGATGTTTTGATTCCAACATTCACAGGGATTTAAGAGAGAAACAAGGTTCACATCTAAATGCTCGGCCAATGAAATTATCAGTAAGATTGAAGAAGCTGCAAAGCCCCTCGGTTTTGATGTTCACAAAAAGAACTACAAGGTGGTGATGTAATTCAAGTATGCATTTCAATTGACATGTAGATTCCtaataaagtaaattaattgGCATTCTACTCTTTTACTTCAGATGAGACTTGAAAATGTCAAAGCTGGAAGAAAAGGGAACCTTAATGTTGCCACTGAGGTATGTTCAATGTGCATAGTTAGTCATCTACAATTATCTTATTTTACTATTACCGTATTCTGTGTTGAGGATTGCCATAAGTACTTTGGAATTTGAATCTCTTATCATCATAGGCTGAACACTGTTTGGTCTTGAATGTAGGTATTTCAAGTTGCCCCTTCTCTTCATATGGTTGAAGTGCGGAAGGCAAAAGGAGATACTTTGGAATTCCACAAGGTACCATATTCAGCTAACTGCTGAAAAAGTTATCTAAATCACTATTAGTAGGTTTTGATAGGCAAAAGCCTTGCACAATCCACAAGCTAATTGCTCGTGAATGAGCAACATAATCTTGAAGTTAATGTTTGCCACAAGATAGCAACAAAGAATTAAGAGGTTGTACGTATGCATGTTTTAAGATTAGGGAGAGAAGTTCAAGTCACTCCTTGGAAATGACCACAACATTACTACTCTGTCCCTCAAAACATAGATGGTTTGATTTTACTTACAGGGTCCACTTTAGAGCCTTGGAATGGTGATACATTTTGTAGTCTTCCTCGGCGTTTGTTTCCTGATATCAGCTGGTAACCTCTATGTCATAACGGACAACATGACTTTTCTGTGTCTGTAATAGGAATTAAAACCTGTGTGCCTCATATTGGAGAGACAACTCACCagataaaagaaaatcatgctTGTGTGAGGGGATGGAAGAACTAATGGATGTTTAGTTAGCTAAATAAAGATCATGCTTGTGTCATTACTATCTGCTTACTTATTTTCTACTTCATAAATTCCAAAAGGCATAGGTTTTTGCTTTGTTTTGTATACCGGAAATGCATTAATACCTCATTAATTTTTAGATCCTATTAGTTTTTGTGACCTCTTCGAGCTAACAA
Coding sequences within:
- the LOC125843648 gene encoding CBL-interacting serine/threonine-protein kinase 3-like isoform X1; translation: MNQAKIKRRVGKYEMGRTIGEGTFAKVKFARNSETGEPVAIKILDKDKVLKHKMAEQIKREIATMKLIRHPHVVQLYEVLASKTKIFIVLEFVTGGELFDKIVNHGRMHEKEARKYFQQLINAVDYCHSRGVYHRDLKPENLLLDASGNLKVSDFGLSALSQQVRDDGLLHTTCGTPNYVAPEVLNDHGYDGTTADLWSCGVILFVLLAGYLPFDDSNLMNLYKKISAAEFTCPPWMSFGAMKLITRILDPNPMTRITIPEILEDEWFKKDYKSPIFNEKGDANLDDVEAVFKDSEEHHVTEKKEEQPTPMNAFELISMSKGLNLGNLFDEQGFKRETRFTSKCSANEIISKIEEAAKPLGFDVHKKNYKMRLENVKAGRKGNLNVATEVFQVAPSLHMVEVRKAKGDTLEFHKFYKNLSTSLEDVVWKTEEDMQDR
- the LOC125843648 gene encoding CBL-interacting serine/threonine-protein kinase 3-like isoform X2 — its product is MVLASKTKIFIVLEFVTGGELFDKIVNHGRMHEKEARKYFQQLINAVDYCHSRGVYHRDLKPENLLLDASGNLKVSDFGLSALSQQVRDDGLLHTTCGTPNYVAPEVLNDHGYDGTTADLWSCGVILFVLLAGYLPFDDSNLMNLYKKISAAEFTCPPWMSFGAMKLITRILDPNPMTRITIPEILEDEWFKKDYKSPIFNEKGDANLDDVEAVFKDSEEHHVTEKKEEQPTPMNAFELISMSKGLNLGNLFDEQGFKRETRFTSKCSANEIISKIEEAAKPLGFDVHKKNYKMRLENVKAGRKGNLNVATEVFQVAPSLHMVEVRKAKGDTLEFHKFYKNLSTSLEDVVWKTEEDMQDR